A region of Solanum dulcamara chromosome 7, daSolDulc1.2, whole genome shotgun sequence DNA encodes the following proteins:
- the LOC129893929 gene encoding major allergen Pru ar 1-like, translating to MAVTTFTEENTSPLPPKRIFKASIVDSHNLIPKLMPQAIKSIEVQGDGGSGSIKTINFPDGGNFKSIKYRVDELNEDTYTYKYTLIEGDGLVDNLEKITYDVKFEQSADGGSISKVTSTYYTVGDFKLKEEEIKAGKEKVLAMFKAVEAYLLQNPEAYA from the exons ATGGCTGTCACCACCTTCACTGAGGAGAACACTTCTCCACTTCCCCCAAAAAGAATATTCAAGGCCTCCATTGTTGATTCTCATAACTTGATCCCAAAGTTGATGCCACAAGCCATCAAAAGCATTGAAGTTCAAGGTGATGGAGGTTCTGGAAGCATCAAGACTATCAATTTTCCTGACG GTGGAAattttaagtccataaagtatCGTGTTGATGAACTTAATGAGGATACATACACATACAAGTACACATTGATCGAAGGTGATGGACTGGTAGACAACCTTGAGAAGATAACTTACGATGTGAAGTTTGAGCAGTCAGCAGATGGTGGTTCCATCTCTAAGGTGACTAGCACATACTATACTGTGGGAGATTTCAAGCTCAAGGAAGAGGAAATCAAGGCAGGCAAGGAGAAGGTTTTGGCGATGTTCAAAGCTGTAGAAGCTTATCTCCTTCAAAATCCTGAAGCCTATGCTTAG